TCATCCGCTCGATAGGGCTTACTCTGACAAGTCCCCTTGTTCGTATAACCCGAACACCGGTATACACGATGGCGTTTGGGCCATCCAGACCACCCTATGGACATCGTTGCTCCACATTGCCCACATCGAAGCAATCCACCTAACAAATGCGGACTAGTCTTTGCTCGAGGCGCAGTCGTCCGTACTTTATTTACCCGCTGTTGCACTTGATCCCATACATCTTGATCGATAATGGCTGGGTGCGAGTGTGGAATGACAATCCACTCTTCCTCGTCTCGCACTCTTCTTTTTTTCGTGCTTGAATCTACCCTATTCCATACGAGCGTCCCGCAATAGGCAGGATTAGTCAACAACAACTTGACTGCACGCAGTGACCATTCTTTATTCTGACGAGAAGGGATGTTTTGATCATTTAACCATTTTGCAATCGCAAAATAACCCAACCCCTGATCTACAAATAACGCAAAAATCCTTCGCACAATGAGCGCTTCTGGTTCATACACGACTAATTGTTTTTGCTCTAAACGGTAGCCGTATGGATGCTGTGTCAACCACTTCCCTGACTTTGAAGCGTGCAACATATTTTCAACTACGCGCTCCCGTATGCGCTCTCGCTCGAATTCTGCGACAGCACCTAGTACTTGTAATGTCAATCGACCAGACGGAGTATCTGTATCAAATGCTTCGCTTGTAGAAACAAAGGCGATGTGATGATGGTGAAACAGCTCAATCAAGGTAAGCAAATCAAGCAAACGCCTACTCAATCGATCTAACTTAGTTACCATTAATTTTGAAATCATGCCGTTCTTAACATCGCAAAGTAATCGTGCTAAAGCTGGACGTTGCATATTTTTCGCTGAATAACCATCATCGATATACTCGACAATCTCTACTGTCCATCCCATCGCCACGCAGTAGGCAGTTAACCGCGTCCGCTGCTCGTCCAGAGAAACCCCTTCTTTTGCTTGTTCATCTGTCGAAACGCGACAATAAATCGCAACCCGTTTGTGTGCGCTCTCTTGCTCTGCCAACGGATGCCCCTCCCGATCAACTACACTCCTCTCTCATGTATATGTTTTAGTTTTTCTGGGATTTACGAAAGCCAGGATAAAAACGTTCATAGGATCTATGGGAGGGGATCACGAGTGAGTGTAACGATTCGCTATACAGTCGTGTGGGATTCGGAGGAAACTTCATTTACTTCACTGGAATGTATCGAGGACACAAAACTTCATCAGTCACTACAAAGTCATTTATTCGCCTTTAGTCAATCCATACGAGCACTCGCTGTGCGCTCACTGATTGCCAAACAAACAGATCAGCACACAGCAGAATCCGCACGTATCTCTTTTTATTAAGGCATGGTCTTTTTAGCGCTCTCAACACTTTTTACGCGATATACCTGGTCTTAAGCATCTTTGCGATACGAGGGCCAGCCTTCGTTCATGATCTTAGTTTCAACTTGTGGCCAAAAGTATAGCATTTCCTCGCGAATGACAGTCAGGATGTCGCGTTGCCAGTCATCCAGTACCTTACTGTGGTTAATGAGGAATAAAACTAGATCTTTATTTAATTCCATCTCCGTCAATTTAGAGGATTGACTAGGTACAACAACAGGTTCACCCGAAAGCACTCGAAGGCGCTCATCTAATGCGAACATATCCTCGAAAGGGGATGTCTTTGGCGTTTTCTCTGATGCTTCTATTTTTTGATCCCGCAGACGTTGCCGACGAAGCGCTGTGCGTGAGGCATCCACATGCTCTTGAATGGCCAGTGCGGCATCTAGTACTTGTTCTACAGCTTCTTTTCCGTGCTCCATCTCATACTCGCGAAATCTTTCCGCACTAGCTGCCATCGAGTTCACCACATTGCGGGCTGTGTTTGAAAACATCGCATTGTTTTTGAAAAAATCACAGTGCGCAAGCACATGCGCACTGACTAATTTATTTTGTACAAGTGTATTGTTGTCGAGCAAAAAAGCATAACAAGGATCTGAGTTAATGACAAGTTCATAGATGCGACTCAGACCCAAGTCATAATCCATTTTCATCCTATGATAGGCCTTTCCAAACGTCCAGTGTGAAAAACGGGTCGGCATCCCCTGATAGGCACCAAATGTGTATAACACATCTGCTGGGACAATTTCAAAACGCATATCGTAGAAATCTAATCCAAATTCTTTCGCCATCGCGGTCATTTGCTCGATCGAACGTTCTAATTCTTTTACTTCATCTTCAGTCACGCAGATTCACCGCCTTCACGACCAACTTCGGCGCTAAAGAATGTCCGCAATGCCTTATAGACCTCACTCTTCTCATGGATCAGGGCGTTGCGAAAACGCGGGGTATGAAAATGCCGATACGCAGTCATCAACGTGGAGCTACGATTGTATTGATAGAGTTGCACACCCTATCCACTTATCCATTCGCTGTAGTTGAAAAGTCCACCTTAATTGTCGACCCAATCGGAACTGAGCGGCTCGCAGGGATACTTTGACTTGTCGCAAAGCCAAACCCAGAAGGTACCAGATGCAAACCAAGTGATGAACACACGCGCATTGCTTCTGTCATCAACATTCCTTTAAAATTTGGCACAATAATCGTCGACATATCTGCTCGCTTTACTTCAATCTCAACTGTCGATCCATCTGTCACTCGCATTCCTGCACGCGGCCACTGATCTACGATCATACCAGTACCGCCAATCACCGTGCCTTGTAATCCTAGATCGCTTAACTTGTGCAATGATTGACTTGAAAGTAAACCCACCACATTTGGAACAGACACGTACTGTATCGCATGCTGTGATGTCTGTGTCTGTTGCTGCTTCTTCTGTGCAGTGGTCAAATGCGGAGGAATAGCTAGATACTTGAGTGTTCGCGATATGACGTACTTAGCCGCTGGCGTCGCGACCCAGTCACCCCACTGTGCTGTATGTAGCGGTTCATTGACAGACACGTATATTTCAAATTGTGGATGATGCGCTGGCACAAACCCTAAAAATGATAAATTATATAGGTT
The genomic region above belongs to Sulfoacidibacillus ferrooxidans and contains:
- a CDS encoding recombinase family protein produces the protein MAEQESAHKRVAIYCRVSTDEQAKEGVSLDEQRTRLTAYCVAMGWTVEIVEYIDDGYSAKNMQRPALARLLCDVKNGMISKLMVTKLDRLSRRLLDLLTLIELFHHHHIAFVSTSEAFDTDTPSGRLTLQVLGAVAEFERERIRERVVENMLHASKSGKWLTQHPYGYRLEQKQLVVYEPEALIVRRIFALFVDQGLGYFAIAKWLNDQNIPSRQNKEWSLRAVKLLLTNPAYCGTLVWNRVDSSTKKRRVRDEEEWIVIPHSHPAIIDQDVWDQVQQRVNKVRTTAPRAKTSPHLLGGLLRCGQCGATMSIGWSGWPKRHRVYRCSGYTNKGTCQSKPYRADDVEAWFMQGLIQLFEAIDNTALQVELHLAMTAKQDNERRMEAAKRRYHRQVEAYTAGLIELGDLAKEKEALEQAMIVSDKVPEQPLQDLQYAAIEREAMTSAQDVASAVEGLPIADAKAKLQTLIDRVVILAYENIEIRLRL